A genome region from Neptunomonas japonica JAMM 1380 includes the following:
- a CDS encoding ABC1 kinase family protein encodes MNNPKNRKSAPVPQSRMSRLARMGSLAGRIAGNVVLEGSKHLAQGKKPIISDLLLTPNNLHQVADKLSSMRGAAMKMGQLLSMDSGNLLPDELSSILERLRSDAVTMPMSQLVMVLERHWGEDWNERFSRFSFEPLAAASIGQVHEATCTQGRHLAIKVQYPGVRQSIDSDIDNVYSLLRMTGLIPKSLDLQPLLDEARQQLKQEADYLMEGAHLDAYRLHLQAFERKTDLVIPAYHADLSTPEILTMGYVAGDSLDTLRSMSAEKRTDIMSLIFSLFFSELFDFKCVQTDPNLANYLYQADTHKLVLLDFGAVRAFNPDFVTKYQDAMSAAVTEDKEALDAALQHLGFFQNGMKAANREVVLDIFMMAAEPLRYNGDYAFGQSDLAKRIQARGLSVSSDPDAWHTPPPDVLFLHRKMAGLYLMATRLNASVNVQALFARYLKS; translated from the coding sequence ATGAATAACCCCAAAAACCGAAAGAGTGCGCCGGTACCTCAATCAAGAATGTCACGTCTGGCACGTATGGGGTCATTAGCTGGGCGCATTGCCGGTAATGTCGTGTTAGAAGGCAGCAAGCATTTGGCGCAAGGCAAAAAGCCCATTATATCTGATCTGTTACTAACACCGAACAACCTTCATCAGGTAGCCGACAAGCTATCAAGCATGCGCGGTGCAGCCATGAAAATGGGGCAACTACTCTCTATGGATTCAGGGAATTTACTACCTGATGAACTATCATCCATACTGGAACGGTTACGCTCAGATGCGGTAACTATGCCTATGTCGCAACTGGTAATGGTACTGGAAAGGCATTGGGGTGAAGATTGGAATGAGCGCTTTAGTCGTTTCTCATTTGAACCATTGGCTGCCGCCTCTATAGGCCAAGTTCATGAAGCCACCTGCACGCAAGGCCGTCATTTGGCCATCAAGGTACAGTACCCAGGTGTCCGCCAAAGTATCGACAGCGATATTGATAACGTTTACAGCTTATTACGTATGACGGGGCTTATTCCTAAGTCACTGGATCTACAACCGTTACTCGATGAAGCGCGCCAACAATTAAAACAAGAAGCAGATTACCTGATGGAAGGCGCTCATCTAGATGCTTATCGACTGCATTTACAAGCCTTTGAGCGCAAAACAGATTTAGTGATACCGGCTTACCATGCAGACCTGTCTACCCCTGAAATATTAACGATGGGCTATGTGGCAGGTGATTCACTGGATACCCTGCGCTCAATGTCCGCTGAAAAGCGAACGGATATTATGTCGTTGATATTTAGCCTATTCTTTTCAGAATTATTTGACTTTAAATGCGTACAGACCGATCCAAATCTGGCGAACTACCTCTATCAGGCCGACACTCATAAACTGGTGTTATTAGATTTTGGAGCCGTGAGAGCCTTTAATCCAGACTTCGTCACTAAGTACCAAGATGCGATGAGTGCAGCCGTTACTGAAGATAAAGAAGCGTTAGATGCCGCATTACAGCACTTAGGTTTTTTCCAGAACGGTATGAAAGCAGCTAACCGGGAAGTGGTACTAGATATCTTTATGATGGCAGCAGAACCACTGCGTTATAACGGCGACTATGCATTTGGGCAATCGGATCTGGCCAAACGGATTCAAGCACGCGGCTTAAGCGTTAGTAGCGACCCAGATGCCTGGCATACACCGCCGCCGGATGTGCTGTTTTTACATCGTAAAATGGCCGGTTTATATTTGATGGCGACAAGATTAAATGCCTCTGTCAACGTGCAAGCTTTGTTTGCGCGGTATCTGAAAAGCTAA
- a CDS encoding glutathione peroxidase, producing the protein MQVLNYSFSLLGNEQQLNLCETYGNKLIMVVNTASKCAFTPQYDGLESLYTRYKEQGFVVLGFPSNDFAGQEPGTEKQIKDFCQLTYGVNFPMFEKVHVKKGGENLSPFFKRLAKISGEYPGWNFHKYLISSDGKILASFKSHTKPNDKVVINMIEQHLPNVATYE; encoded by the coding sequence ATGCAAGTACTTAACTATAGCTTTTCATTACTCGGTAATGAGCAACAGTTAAATTTGTGTGAGACCTATGGCAACAAATTAATTATGGTCGTAAATACCGCGAGCAAATGCGCTTTTACACCTCAGTATGATGGCCTGGAATCACTCTATACGCGTTACAAGGAGCAGGGGTTCGTTGTGCTGGGTTTTCCTTCAAATGATTTTGCTGGGCAAGAACCTGGAACAGAAAAGCAGATAAAAGATTTTTGCCAGCTAACCTATGGTGTCAATTTTCCCATGTTCGAAAAAGTACACGTGAAAAAGGGAGGTGAAAACCTGTCTCCTTTTTTTAAACGGCTAGCAAAAATATCTGGTGAATACCCGGGTTGGAACTTTCATAAATATTTGATTAGTTCCGATGGAAAAATACTTGCCAGCTTTAAGAGCCATACCAAACCGAATGATAAGGTTGTGATTAATATGATAGAGCAACATTTACCCAATGTAGCCACTTATGAATAA
- a CDS encoding AraC family transcriptional regulator: MVTSKARRNLIARQSGEHCHEYSQILFGWRGQMECEFHKESGQLSNGTVAIIPEHTAHLFSGLNDDCELLVIDLALSDPYIQALEQACNTSFKDTLFQQPEFVSLNSEILPLLDFAAKQLLSTKDQLNPQLNCQLVSLFMTQLCQMSAPNLTLSLTHNRLDIARLNDFIDQRLSNPPSNSELANALYVSESHFYCLCQSQLGMTPQQYLMSRRMQRANFLLTNSKITLAILAAELGFADASSFSRSYKKYYHKTPSHARRLLGL, from the coding sequence GTGGTAACTAGCAAAGCACGTCGTAACTTGATTGCGCGTCAAAGCGGTGAGCACTGTCATGAATATTCTCAGATACTATTTGGTTGGCGTGGCCAAATGGAATGCGAGTTTCATAAAGAATCAGGCCAACTCTCGAACGGCACTGTGGCAATAATTCCAGAGCATACGGCTCACCTGTTCAGCGGTTTAAATGATGACTGTGAATTATTAGTTATCGACTTGGCTTTGTCTGATCCATATATTCAAGCACTAGAACAAGCCTGTAATACTTCATTCAAAGACACCTTGTTTCAGCAACCTGAGTTTGTCTCATTAAACTCTGAGATACTGCCCTTGCTAGACTTTGCCGCAAAACAATTACTCAGCACAAAGGATCAACTAAACCCTCAATTAAACTGTCAGCTCGTCTCCCTGTTCATGACTCAGCTATGTCAGATGTCCGCTCCTAACTTAACTCTATCCTTAACTCACAACCGGCTCGATATCGCCCGACTCAACGACTTTATTGACCAACGGCTTTCCAACCCTCCGAGCAATTCGGAATTAGCCAATGCACTTTACGTAAGCGAGAGTCACTTTTACTGCCTCTGTCAGAGTCAGCTTGGTATGACACCACAGCAATATCTTATGAGCCGGCGAATGCAGCGAGCAAATTTCCTACTGACTAACAGCAAGATAACGTTAGCAATATTAGCAGCCGAACTAGGTTTTGCAGACGCCTCTAGTTTCTCCCGCTCTTACAAAAAATATTATCATAAGACACCTAGCCATGCCCGACGTTTACTAGGTCTCTAA
- a CDS encoding ornithine cyclodeaminase family protein, with product MQLNATQIQNALPWDALILALNDIFVREVCSPVRHHHTINVPQEPDATLLLMPAWLEGEFLGVKQVNVFPGNNARNIPGLSSYYMLSCGKTGRPLAQLDGNELTARRTAAASALASSFLSHEDASEMLMVGSGRMARRLIPAHMSVRSVKTVRVWDRNEEAAQALVAELQAADINAEVCAKDRLEEVARKSDIISCATMATTPLVLGDWLKPGAHLDLVGSFTPSMRETDNTAMQRSAVFVDTRAGALSETGDLIIPIREGVMTESSIIAEFSELCSGQHLGRAGLDDASNAVTIFKSVGDSREDLAAAILAYQRLV from the coding sequence ATGCAACTTAACGCGACTCAAATTCAAAATGCACTTCCCTGGGATGCGCTGATTCTCGCATTGAATGATATCTTCGTTCGTGAGGTTTGCTCGCCGGTTCGCCATCATCATACGATTAATGTCCCTCAGGAGCCGGATGCAACGTTACTGTTGATGCCAGCATGGCTAGAAGGGGAGTTCCTTGGTGTTAAGCAGGTTAATGTATTTCCTGGTAATAATGCTCGTAATATCCCGGGTCTAAGTAGTTATTATATGCTGAGTTGCGGAAAGACCGGGCGGCCTTTGGCACAATTGGATGGTAATGAGCTTACCGCTCGTCGCACTGCCGCGGCTTCAGCACTGGCTTCGAGTTTCCTCTCACATGAAGATGCGAGCGAGATGCTGATGGTTGGGAGCGGCCGAATGGCCCGCCGATTGATTCCTGCGCATATGAGTGTGCGTTCCGTTAAAACTGTTCGGGTGTGGGATCGCAATGAGGAGGCCGCGCAAGCGCTGGTTGCAGAACTTCAGGCGGCAGATATAAATGCCGAAGTCTGTGCTAAAGATCGGCTGGAAGAAGTGGCTAGAAAATCCGATATTATTAGTTGCGCCACGATGGCAACTACACCTTTAGTTTTGGGGGACTGGCTAAAGCCGGGAGCGCATCTTGACTTGGTGGGAAGTTTTACCCCCTCAATGCGAGAGACTGATAATACTGCTATGCAGCGCAGTGCTGTATTTGTGGATACTCGAGCCGGAGCGTTAAGTGAAACCGGCGATCTAATTATCCCTATCCGGGAAGGCGTGATGACTGAAAGCAGCATTATTGCTGAGTTTTCAGAACTGTGTAGCGGTCAGCATCTCGGTCGAGCAGGTTTAGATGATGCCAGTAACGCTGTGACTATTTTTAAATCCGTTGGTGATTCAAGGGAAGATCTCGCCGCAGCCATTCTTGCTTACCAGCGATTAGTTTAG
- a CDS encoding NAD(P)/FAD-dependent oxidoreductase, with amino-acid sequence MKQGGFSTIADDSSKAVAVVGAGVVGLCAALEAQRKGYQVTLIDRDEAGLGASFGNAGYLATELIDPLSTPKTLFSSFAMWLNPYGPLSLPLGYLHRILPWLFRFICAAAPKTTKKGRLALKQLNVASVPAWRRCLEDIGAQEQLVQSGYLLVWESAGKLEEAKKHAAYMQDNGIKTELVQGERLAYLEPELAENLSHALYFPEACRVKEPYELCKILLSAFQARGGTFLQQSVTFLQSEGKGVLVQTEKSSLKFDNTIICAGAWSKQLLREVGLDVPLEAERGYHLSIDAEHIKLNHPIGSAERRFVMTPLDSGLRVVGITELGGLKLKPFKQRFDSLQHHSGQLLSQLNNPTLEVSKWMGHRPTLPDSLPVIDRHPKHSQLLFAFGNQHLGLTQAAISAELVVGLMSGDLPTINYEPFRVDRF; translated from the coding sequence ATGAAACAAGGTGGCTTTAGCACGATAGCAGATGACTCATCTAAAGCTGTTGCGGTTGTAGGAGCTGGAGTTGTTGGTCTTTGTGCGGCGCTTGAGGCGCAGCGAAAAGGCTATCAAGTAACACTGATTGATAGAGATGAAGCAGGGCTGGGCGCCTCTTTTGGTAATGCCGGATATTTGGCTACGGAATTGATTGACCCATTGTCCACACCCAAAACACTCTTTTCAAGCTTTGCTATGTGGCTTAACCCTTACGGGCCCTTGTCTTTACCGCTAGGTTATTTGCACCGTATATTACCTTGGTTATTTCGTTTTATTTGTGCTGCTGCTCCCAAGACGACTAAAAAAGGGCGCTTGGCACTTAAGCAGCTAAACGTGGCATCGGTCCCGGCTTGGCGACGCTGCTTGGAAGATATCGGCGCACAAGAGCAGTTGGTTCAATCGGGGTATCTGCTGGTCTGGGAATCAGCAGGTAAGCTTGAAGAGGCCAAAAAACATGCCGCCTATATGCAAGACAATGGCATTAAAACTGAATTAGTGCAGGGTGAGCGCTTAGCATATCTGGAACCAGAATTGGCTGAAAACCTCAGTCATGCTCTGTATTTTCCTGAAGCCTGTCGTGTTAAAGAGCCTTACGAGCTCTGTAAAATTCTTTTATCTGCCTTTCAGGCACGCGGTGGAACATTCTTACAGCAAAGTGTTACTTTCTTACAGTCCGAAGGCAAAGGCGTATTGGTGCAAACTGAGAAGAGCTCATTAAAGTTCGATAACACTATTATTTGTGCCGGTGCATGGAGTAAACAGCTGCTAAGGGAGGTGGGTCTAGACGTACCGCTGGAAGCAGAGAGGGGATATCATCTCTCCATCGATGCAGAACATATTAAGCTCAATCATCCAATAGGGTCTGCAGAACGTCGTTTTGTTATGACTCCGCTAGATTCCGGCCTACGTGTGGTTGGCATTACTGAATTAGGGGGCTTAAAGTTAAAGCCTTTTAAGCAGCGTTTTGATTCGCTCCAACATCATAGTGGTCAGTTATTATCGCAGCTAAATAATCCAACTTTAGAGGTCAGTAAGTGGATGGGACACAGGCCCACGCTGCCTGACTCGCTTCCTGTGATTGATAGGCATCCCAAACACTCTCAGTTACTATTTGCTTTTGGAAATCAACATTTGGGGCTGACACAAGCGGCAATTAGTGCCGAGCTGGTAGTCGGGTTAATGTCAGGGGATTTGCCTACCATTAACTATGAGCCATTTCGCGTGGACCGGTTCTAG
- a CDS encoding alpha-hydroxy acid oxidase yields MSESLLHRAACIEDMKILTRRRIPRFAFEYLAGGCNAENTLRQNRQALDQVYLHPSYLSTSAGADLSTEVFGQQYAAPFGVAPLGLSGLIWPKASEFQASAARTANIPYVLSTLASTSIERAAECAGDNFWFQLYPPSDLEIRADLMRRAEAAGCRHLVVTIDVPAAGRRPRDIRNGLAVPPKISVDSIAQTILRPSWAMATALQGMPQFASMMPYMKNMTNLRDIAHYIRTTLKDVVDFPMLQQIRHAWSGKLIVKGILSVSDAKLALAAGADGLIVSNHGGRQLDAAYPSISALKEIVAAVGDRTVVMVDSGVESGPDIARFLAQGAQMVFAGRAFMYGVGAFGEPGAAHTIELLRNELLQVMEQLRCPTPYQLPHYLL; encoded by the coding sequence ATGTCAGAATCTTTGTTACATCGAGCGGCCTGCATAGAAGATATGAAAATCTTGACACGTAGGCGTATTCCTCGATTTGCTTTTGAGTATCTGGCAGGGGGCTGTAATGCAGAAAACACGCTGAGACAAAACCGTCAGGCTTTGGATCAGGTGTACCTGCACCCCAGCTACTTATCAACATCTGCAGGGGCTGACCTGAGCACAGAGGTTTTTGGTCAGCAGTATGCGGCGCCTTTTGGTGTGGCACCTCTGGGTTTGAGTGGGCTGATTTGGCCGAAGGCATCGGAGTTCCAAGCAAGTGCTGCGCGTACAGCAAATATCCCTTATGTCCTCAGTACTTTAGCTAGTACTTCGATAGAGCGAGCTGCTGAGTGTGCGGGAGATAATTTCTGGTTTCAGTTGTATCCACCTTCAGACTTAGAGATTCGAGCTGATTTGATGCGTCGTGCTGAAGCCGCTGGGTGTCGTCATCTGGTGGTCACCATTGACGTGCCAGCCGCAGGGAGGCGCCCACGTGATATTCGCAATGGTCTAGCTGTGCCACCTAAAATCAGTGTGGACAGTATCGCTCAGACGATACTGCGGCCTTCTTGGGCGATGGCAACGGCCTTGCAGGGAATGCCGCAATTCGCATCGATGATGCCTTATATGAAAAACATGACGAACCTGCGTGATATCGCCCATTATATTCGTACAACCCTTAAGGATGTCGTGGATTTTCCGATGTTGCAGCAGATCCGCCATGCTTGGTCGGGAAAGTTAATAGTTAAAGGCATTTTGAGCGTTTCCGATGCTAAACTAGCACTGGCAGCAGGTGCTGATGGCCTAATAGTATCTAATCATGGTGGCAGACAACTGGATGCCGCGTATCCTTCTATTTCAGCACTGAAAGAGATTGTTGCTGCGGTTGGTGACCGTACCGTGGTGATGGTTGATAGTGGAGTAGAGTCCGGCCCTGATATTGCACGATTCCTGGCTCAAGGGGCGCAGATGGTGTTTGCCGGTCGGGCCTTTATGTATGGCGTGGGTGCTTTTGGTGAGCCAGGAGCTGCGCATACTATTGAATTGTTGCGTAATGAGCTGCTCCAGGTAATGGAGCAGCTGCGATGTCCAACACCATATCAGTTGCCTCACTACCTGCTCTGA
- a CDS encoding LacI family DNA-binding transcriptional regulator encodes MRSSKPTLQDVATAAGVSTATVSRCINQPAQVKETLRDKVNEAINRLGYAPHGAARALASRRSHTIGAVIPTIDNGIFANGIHYLQRGLSEANFTLLLASSNYSLDEELHEVRSLITRGIDGMVLIGEEHHPEVYEMLDRHQVPVVNLWTYNNQSLHSCIGFDNAAAGRKIAEHLVNMGHRDIAVISGIQIDNDRARERIEGVRQYLQEKGLELKPELVRECRYSAEQSSLALTELITAGHHFSAVICGNDILALGALSALRQLEIPVPKALAVTGFDNLEIIAALSPSLTTIDVPARRMGTLAATYLLNCIQTGNRDITRVQLPADLKVRETTNTVHST; translated from the coding sequence ATGCGTAGTTCAAAACCAACATTACAAGACGTTGCAACGGCTGCCGGAGTTTCGACGGCAACAGTGTCTCGCTGTATAAACCAACCCGCGCAAGTCAAAGAAACATTACGCGATAAGGTCAATGAGGCTATAAATCGCCTCGGGTATGCTCCTCATGGAGCAGCCCGAGCACTCGCCTCGCGCCGCTCTCATACGATAGGTGCAGTCATACCTACCATCGATAATGGCATCTTTGCTAACGGTATACACTACCTGCAACGGGGCTTATCAGAGGCTAACTTTACGTTACTTTTAGCCAGCAGCAATTATTCCCTTGATGAAGAACTCCATGAAGTGCGGAGCCTTATCACCCGGGGTATTGACGGCATGGTACTGATCGGTGAAGAACACCACCCCGAAGTATACGAAATGCTCGATCGCCACCAAGTTCCGGTGGTCAATCTGTGGACTTACAACAACCAGTCTTTACATAGTTGTATCGGCTTTGATAATGCAGCCGCTGGGCGCAAGATTGCTGAGCACCTTGTTAATATGGGGCACAGAGATATTGCCGTCATATCTGGTATCCAGATCGACAATGATCGAGCCAGGGAGCGCATCGAAGGTGTTAGGCAATACCTCCAAGAAAAAGGCCTAGAACTTAAGCCTGAACTAGTTCGCGAATGCCGCTATAGTGCGGAGCAGTCAAGCCTTGCACTCACCGAGCTCATCACCGCTGGTCACCACTTCAGCGCGGTTATCTGTGGTAACGATATACTCGCACTGGGCGCCCTGTCCGCTTTGCGACAACTGGAAATACCTGTGCCTAAAGCACTTGCTGTCACAGGTTTTGATAACCTTGAGATAATCGCAGCATTATCCCCTAGCCTGACGACCATTGATGTACCGGCGCGCCGTATGGGTACACTTGCCGCAACCTACTTATTAAACTGCATCCAAACTGGCAACCGTGACATTACTCGGGTTCAATTACCGGCAGACTTAAAGGTGCGAGAAACCACCAACACAGTCCACTCAACATAA
- a CDS encoding TRAP transporter substrate-binding protein: MSKANQPVCPERRRFMALTSKFGFTAVTLAAASGLMMSDQAVAAISKEEKEREAKAKYKMVIATAYVLGSSRSYPIMQLDFKENIQNLTNREVYVKLAPGGQLGAGGALAQKVQQGTIQAAQHSLSNFAAFAPVVDLINIPYWCGENQKFTNLVSSDAWRREVNPKVEERGFLPLWYVNIDPRVVALRHGIDGPIKTPDQMSGIKFRVPGSKILQQFYRLLGANPTPVAWGETPSAIKQGVADALDPSVEALNVFGFRDVISHVSFIRSVPDAQVYSCNLAWFKSLPAKIQDGIMFAAEVTAQQNLAKVPAARGFAMAELATAGVKFYSPTTGELQQWKDAAGHQLPVWDDTKIELAGSLDIFDSLHDAANTQGRHFVHDI; the protein is encoded by the coding sequence ATGAGCAAAGCAAATCAACCTGTCTGTCCGGAGCGTCGTCGCTTTATGGCGCTGACCAGTAAATTTGGTTTTACCGCAGTCACACTTGCTGCTGCATCAGGACTTATGATGTCAGACCAAGCCGTTGCAGCGATATCCAAAGAGGAAAAAGAACGCGAGGCGAAAGCAAAATATAAGATGGTGATTGCCACCGCTTATGTTCTGGGTTCATCGCGTAGCTATCCGATTATGCAGCTGGATTTTAAAGAAAATATCCAGAACTTAACGAACCGTGAGGTTTATGTGAAGCTAGCACCAGGTGGCCAATTAGGCGCAGGTGGCGCACTGGCTCAAAAAGTACAGCAGGGCACTATTCAGGCTGCTCAGCACTCGCTTTCAAATTTTGCTGCATTTGCACCGGTAGTTGATCTGATCAACATCCCTTACTGGTGTGGTGAAAACCAAAAATTCACTAACCTTGTGAGTTCTGATGCATGGCGTCGTGAGGTAAACCCGAAAGTAGAAGAAAGAGGTTTCCTACCGTTATGGTATGTCAACATAGATCCTCGTGTTGTTGCATTACGGCATGGAATTGATGGGCCTATCAAGACACCTGATCAAATGTCCGGAATTAAGTTTCGAGTACCGGGTTCGAAGATCTTGCAGCAGTTCTATCGCTTGTTAGGTGCTAACCCAACACCCGTGGCCTGGGGTGAAACACCTTCTGCTATTAAGCAAGGTGTTGCCGATGCGCTGGATCCTTCCGTTGAAGCGCTGAATGTTTTTGGCTTTCGTGATGTTATCTCCCATGTTTCCTTTATTCGTTCGGTTCCCGATGCCCAAGTCTATTCCTGCAACCTAGCCTGGTTTAAATCGTTACCTGCCAAAATTCAAGATGGCATTATGTTTGCCGCTGAAGTGACGGCGCAGCAGAACTTGGCGAAAGTGCCTGCAGCACGAGGGTTTGCAATGGCTGAATTAGCAACTGCCGGAGTTAAGTTCTACTCACCAACAACGGGTGAATTGCAACAATGGAAAGATGCTGCCGGACACCAGTTACCTGTGTGGGACGACACTAAAATTGAACTGGCTGGATCTCTGGATATATTTGATAGCTTACATGATGCAGCTAATACCCAAGGACGTCATTTCGTACATGATATTTAA
- a CDS encoding TRAP transporter small permease has protein sequence MNTDKITIWQKLDENAERWLLLVFYVVIVVTVGVEVIRRFTLSYSSIWGEEVARYAFIYLAWIGAASAVKDRAHIRIDVILNFLPRNGKLLVYILGDVVMIGVSGLAFSYSVETLLVSIKFGSVTHGLGISQAWFIAAVPLGFSLMLFRLWQSLSRDIRALRNDSPIYTGKRLFD, from the coding sequence TTGAATACAGACAAGATAACAATCTGGCAAAAGCTGGATGAAAATGCTGAACGGTGGTTGCTGTTAGTTTTTTACGTCGTGATTGTTGTAACCGTCGGAGTGGAAGTAATACGCCGCTTCACGCTTTCTTATTCGTCAATTTGGGGAGAAGAGGTTGCTCGTTACGCCTTTATTTATCTCGCTTGGATTGGTGCCGCATCGGCTGTGAAAGATCGTGCTCATATTCGTATTGATGTGATTTTGAATTTTCTGCCTCGCAACGGCAAGTTACTCGTTTATATCTTAGGTGACGTGGTGATGATCGGCGTTTCGGGACTCGCTTTTTCATATTCGGTTGAAACGCTTTTGGTCTCTATTAAGTTTGGCTCGGTTACTCATGGTTTGGGCATTAGTCAGGCTTGGTTTATCGCTGCAGTTCCATTGGGCTTTTCTTTGATGCTATTTCGCCTGTGGCAGTCCTTGAGTCGTGATATTCGCGCACTCAGAAATGATTCGCCGATCTACACCGGAAAACGGTTGTTCGATTAG